The sequence CTTCGGCGGATCGGCGATGGCGTCATCGAGGTCAGCGACGACGGTACCACGCGCGCAGTCTTCTGATCCCGACCGTCTGGCCGAGCCGTGTTTCGATCGCTGGACGACTGCGTTCCCACCGGACTTCGATTGCGTTCCCACCGGACTTCGATTGCGTTCCCACCGGACTTCGATTGCGTTGCCCCTAGGTTTCGACTGTGTTCCCACTGGGTTTCGATTTCGTTGTCACCGAGTGTCGAGGGCGTAGCCACTGAGCGTCGGCGACGTTTCGACGGATCGGTCCGGAGGGGCGGACCCCAGTCAGGCGACCGCCATGTTGACCATGATTGCCAGGACGAGGACGACGGCCACAACGATCGTCGCGACGACGACCTTGGTTGGCGTGCTCATATCCCGACTCTCGAACGCGAAACCACTTAAACCCGAACAGTCCGTCGCCGGCGGAGGTCGAGACGACGCTCTGAGAAAGCGCGGTGGTTCGGGGCGAAAGCCGGTCAGTCCTCGTCCTCGTCGCGCCAGGAGTCGGGGACCTGGATGACGTACCGACCGTCCTCCTGGAGCGCGATAATGTGCTCCTCGCGGTCGTAGAGCTCCATGAGGTTCAACTCGTACTGCCCGGGGGCGACGATGCGGATACTCTCGAACTGCTCGTTGAGTTCCCGACGGAGGTCGTCAAGTTCGGGGCGGTCGACCGAATCGGTCGAGTCGGGTTCTTTGACGACGCGGCCCTCGCCCGGCGGTGTCGAACTGGTCGGCTCCGTCTCGGTAGGAAGTTCCGAACGGTCGACCATCTCGCCGCGCGCCGATGCCTGCGCCGAGTTCTCGTCGTCCGCGGACGACGGAAGCGGTTCCGCGTCGTCCTGTATGGATTCGTCGGGTTTCGGGGCGCTCTCGTCGGTTCGACCCGAAGACGTGGTGTCGGTCCCCCCTCCGGTCCCGGTTCTTTCATCGGGCTGAGAGCCGTGCCGGGAGACGTAATCGCGGACGGTCGTCGCGGCCCGACCCACGGCCTCGGTCATGCCACTGGTGTCCTCGTCTCGGCTCGGCGGTTTCTCATCGGGCGGGGGGCTCGCCCCTGTCCCGTCGTCGAGGACGTCGCTCGGGAGGTACTGGAACTTGTTCCCCCCACACTGTGGACACCCGGAGAGCATTTCCTT is a genomic window of Halanaeroarchaeum sp. HSR-CO containing:
- a CDS encoding Zn-ribbon domain-containing protein gives rise to the protein MPHQCTTCGQTFADGSKEMLSGCPQCGGNKFQYLPSDVLDDGTGASPPPDEKPPSRDEDTSGMTEAVGRAATTVRDYVSRHGSQPDERTGTGGGTDTTSSGRTDESAPKPDESIQDDAEPLPSSADDENSAQASARGEMVDRSELPTETEPTSSTPPGEGRVVKEPDSTDSVDRPELDDLRRELNEQFESIRIVAPGQYELNLMELYDREEHIIALQEDGRYVIQVPDSWRDEDED